atacaagattcttcataatatCTTCtatcttttatcaaaaaaaaaatgtctacaaaaaagtcaaattaaatttttatgagcgtttgaaattcatatttttacaacatttgatatttactcgTTTTcccatgtgacgattttcttatttaatttgtaattaaaaaacaaattgactgtagatatttgaaaatttcacttgAATGNNNNNNNNNNNNNNNNNNNNNNNNNNNNNNNNNNNNNNNNNNNNNNNNNNNNNNNNNNNNNNNNNNNNNNNNNNNNNNNNNNNNNNNNNNNNNNNNNNNNNNNNNNNNNNNNNNNNNNNNNNNNNNNNNNNNNNNNNNNNNNNNNNNNNNNNNNNNNNNNNNNNNNNNNNNNNNNNNNNNNNNNNNNNNNNNNNNNNNNNNNNNNNNNNNNNNNNNNNNNNNNNNNNNNNNNNNNNNNNNNNNNNNNNNNNNNNNNNNNNNNNNNNNNNNNNNNNNNNNNNNNNNNNNNNNNNNNNNNNNNNNNNNNNNNNNNNNNNNNNNNNNNNNNNNNNNNNNNNNNNNNNNNNNNNNNNNNNNNNNNNNNNNNNNNNNNNNNNNNNNNNNNNNNNNNNNNNNNNNNNNNNNNNNNNNNNNNNNNNNNNNNNNNNNNNNNNNNNNNNNNNNNNNNNNNNNNNNNNNNNNNNNNNNNNNNNNNNNNNNNNNNNNNNNNNNNNNNNNNNNNNNNNNNNNNNNNNNNNNNNNNNNNNNNNNNNNNNNNNNNNNNNNNNNNNNNNNNNNNNNNNNNNNNNNNNNNNNNNNNNNNNNNNNNNNNNNNNNNNNNNNNNNNNNNNNNNNNNNNNNNNNNNNNNNNNNNNNNNNNNNNNNNNNNNNNNNNNNNNNNNNNNNNNNNNNNNNNNNNNNNNNNNNNNNNNNNNNNNNNNNNNNNNNNNNNNNNNNNNNNNNNNNNNNNNNNNNNNNNNNNNNNNNNNNNNNNNNNNNNNNNNNNNNNNNNNNNNNNNNNNNNNNNNNNNNNNNNNNNNNNNNNNNNNNNNNNNNNNNNNNNNNNNNNNNNNNNNNNNNNNNNNNNNNNNNNNNNNNNNNNNNNNNNNNNNNNNNNNNNNNNNNNNNNNNNNNNNNNNNNNNNNNNNNNNNNNNNNNNNNNNNNNNNNNNacattacatattaaaatacctagaataactattttagttattttgttgcgattgtataatattattcgtgggtacatgaaacttctaaagtatactattatatatctatgatagtatcactgCTTGTTGTTGAAgtataacgtgttatattaaatacctaaagaatattgtgatatgattaatttggaatttattataggtacctattataggtcaatttttttttaataccatagataagtttttagtatgtctaatacctagactgacaaatcgtctccgctcagaatcgtttttcttatacagtgatattataccattaaattcaaatttaataccatccattatacagtgacccacttgtaatctactgtacagcagagcgacattcacttaccctccttttttgtttattcataatatgtatactattctCTCATATTAACAATTCGTTTGACTTTTCCTATATAATACAGTTAGGGTAAGAGGCGATCGGTGATGACTCTATTGCTATCAAGTATAATAAAGTTGATCCGCGCTCATACAACAAGGAATCACACGTTCGATACACAGCCCCGCACACTTATACACTCGTCACAGCATTGCTGtatcagtattaatatttatcgcaTAATGCGGTGCCATTGTTCCACCCACCTGCGCGCCTGGTCGCCAAATTATNNNNNNNNNNNNNNNNNNNNNNNNNNNNNNNNNNNNNNNNNNNNNNNNNNNNNNNNNNNNNNNNNNNNNNNNNNNNNNNNNNNNNNNNNNNNNNNNNNNNCATCCGGGTTTCTCTTtaacttaaggggattcgataccgtgatttctgttttcgtctaacacatgcgtgacatagtattttagacgtgttttttgccaaacataccaattaatctaatgaagcgataagaattctgtaagcagatttgaattcgtcatcaagtctacttgaaatcgactttcccatatttttgatattattccccaaattccagaaaaagtcatataaaaaaagagtttttagacatttttgtttttcaatttttggagaagctaaaatcaaaGATGTGGGAacgtcgatttcaagtagaattgatgacgaattcaaatctgttttcagaattcttatcgcttcattagatcaattggtatgtttgacaaaaaacacgtctaaaatactatgtcacgcgtgtgttagacgaaaacagaaaatcacgttatcgaatccccttacctattataatattagatacaaatacaatttcacaACTGACTACTgagtataattaatgtaaaatgtatattataatgacatcaATTTCCAATCATATTGTGtacttagtatatttattatttcagtggTATTTAGATTAAGAGTCTAAACATAGTACCTAACTAGTAAgacaaaaagtaataacattaagcaatatatacgtatgtattatttatgtgctTAGGTAGTTGCAGGGATGTATAAGTAAGGCTCCATAATATGTGAGCATGCGCATCCGccattttgtttgaaataaaatattctagatAACAGTAAAATACCGCCAAAATCACAGAgcaacataataggtacctacgcatttaattttatgtaatttatttattatgtcttaACTTCTTcacatctattatatatattatattattattatattttatattatattatattctatttattatattaaaatgtcgtgTTCTGCCGTAAACTGCACGAACCGACGTACTCAGGGTGTTCGGCTATTCAGATTTCCGGCTCAACTTGAACGCAGAAAAATTTGGATAAATAATATCGGAAGAGCTCAATGGCAACCTACAGAATCTGCTCGTCTGTGTGaagtaagtaatattttatattcaatagtgattaaataggtacttctatttattaaaattattagagtaacacaataatatagaaacgtagttaggtacctacttatagtagATTTTCATACAAACCGACCGAATTAgcctaaaatgtattaaaataatcatagtttcaaataattaacaaatgtaggcacatttaaattaattacactaCTGCATTTTTACGATTTCTCGaggtttgaaattaatatacctaaatatttatggtttgattcattattttgattaatcagTTATTGCTgccattaatgtatttttttaattaccaggTCCATTTTGAAGAGAACCAATTTGAAAGAAAAAGGATAGATGGCtggattaaattaaaatggaaCGCCATTcccacaatttttaatatttcaaatccaCCAAAGAGTGTGATGGCAAAAAGAAAATCCAAATACAAGGTGtgcattatacaaaatacattaaattaaagtaaatttgtttttttcttgtcAAGAATTAAATGTACcaaataatgtgttttatattattactctatgATTTTGGACAACAACACAATTAAACATGTGTAGGTACACAGTGagtaatacaaatgtatttagtaCCTAAAGCAACCTTTTAATtccctttatattattttttaaattaatttagtaattgtacacataataattagttaaatattttatttaattgagcAAATATGTAGTATTTTTTAGACACGTTACAGTCTcccttcaaaaaataataaaataatattttcatttatttactgaataaatagtttaatgtttTAGATACTTGATCCTCCTTTGAATGTCCGAtcaaatgaaattgaaaatacaactGGTGCAAGTATGCAGTCATTACAGTCTGTaagtatgaatttttaattagactTTATCAACttgaattatatacaaaaatatagcacattaatttttattataaattgccattaataaaatattatctattaaattaataattcttgAATGTTTTAGATACCCGATGATACTACATTGAGTGTTGGAccaaatgaaattgaaaatacaactGATAAAAATATGCAGTCATTGCAGTCTGTAAGTgtgatcataaaataaaatattaaaccaactacctatgtgatttggtagtatttatgaaacaatacatctaattttgttttttttgtactatgCGCCatacacaaatttattttttatttttatttttatttacagtcattacaaatggaaaatgaaatgtTGAGAAAGGAAAACGACCATTTAAAAAGAGCAAATGAGCAGTTGGTTAAATATCTAGAACAAactaatgaaaattttaaacaactaGAGGATCGATCAAAGTTGTTAGAAAAGTTTCTGAATAAAGACCAAATTATGGCGTTGTCAACTAACAAATTACATGAATGGTCTAAAGAAACTACATATTGTCAAATCACTAAAGCTAAGATTCAGTCTTAGCAGAGAAGGAACAACACCATCTGCTCTTGCATGTTTAAGAgctctaaaaataatatcaatttcacAATTTGTTTCTGATGTGAAAAAATTTTCATACTGTTCTGACACTGACGTTTTCCTCATTGACTAtttttaaaagaagaaaatccATGTAGAAAAAGTTAATTCTCATGTTCctgttaataatacaaatgcTTAAATTGATCTATCTATGCTTTTATAGATACTTATAGCTTAGATagctttaaaaaattaaatatgcaggatcaaaatatataatttttacagggGCCCCCCTAAAATAtgcaatgatataaaaataacctTCCCCTCTTGATGTAACATTAAAGGCTTCATTGTTAGTTATTTctaaacgtatattaatattacaaaacaataaactataattccaaatacaatttaaaaacaatttgataaccttaatattttgatagtatATTTTGGatagtttgaatttatattaaataggtaacttatacaatactatgtaataacttaaaaatagaatcgtaattaaatattttactacaaacaatcgtaaataatatgtaaagtaactacaaacaataatgaataaataaatatattactatcgacaatattgtaactatatttacTAGTAACTAACGGAGGGACGGacgaaaacaacaatattataaggaGTTCTAAACTtgtatttataaacttaaagaCTTACAAAATGTGTGTAAGATGTGTAAAAATGTGTAGTACTccatgaatttatatattacactataagctatattatacataagtaatgcacaagttattattattattttattatattattattttatcgactTTCCATTATACAAACTCTAATTGGAAAATTAAAGACGCTCCACTATAAAGTAAACATTgcctaattaaaatttaacgacTATAATATCATGACCAATGCACTCAGATTATTACCGGgtcagttttatataattagatGTCTCTTGtatgcaaaggtgggcattaactagttaaaaagttaaagttaagttaaaaagttaatttttttaactttttaacttagctagttagtttattttctaatcaaattatgaacttaactagtttaatttacagttgaaataacttagcttttctcagtttattttaaaaaaatccatcaaattgaaaacattttgaaatttttcgtttatacgtaaatattactatatcagtataaaataaaaataatccaatagaaaaatacaaacgtttgcttgataacataattttgtgtatattaatatattttattaagttgtaaattaaatattatgcgagttgcaattataaatgtttttaataaaattaataattttaaattacaaattgacaattgttatgttttaatgttttataacttataatatatatgaaggtcatgtacttaTCTAACATCtccacatattataacattcaatttctatatgatataataaaatttatttgttaaattattaattttagatgagtaccagtggcgtagcgaatcatgtttttcagaagcaattgcttctggttttTGTGGGGTGGTGGTAggtcataacctcataaagcACATATAcacggtcagtctttgaactttattttgggtgctaccccacccccctatttgagcatatgagtatcgtatacatcagttggagtagggtggggtaggtcataaataatttgtttgcttccaCATGATTTAAAgttggctacgccactgatgagtacagttaaattagtaaataatagtaaagtaaaagtaaaatggtaacagtgtacattatgataaaatttcaataaaattgttttttataatttataaattagaaactagaaagacacattcactttttatgtgatttacagcttaattaaaaaaaaatagattaactttttttaaactgagttaagttaatattttttttgatattaactttcaacttatcgagttaaatttataatttgttaactgataacttttaactaatCGATCTTGTgttctcttaacttaacttaacttgagttaattattttcattaacttgtccacctttgcttgtatgaatataatgtatataattataaaaactctaatgttgattttattacctatacatttttgaaactaagatttcataacaatattttttgaagcaAGTTGgttataaatttgatttcaattggTTGTGTGTTGGATATTTCACTATTTGGCAGGGGATGGACTGACCAAAGTGTGCTAGTAGCTAGTGAAGCTAGTGTGCTGGAGCTGAGGGTCACTGTGCTCAAAATATCGTAACAAAAACATTTGGTaggtcatattaattattacttattagttattactatggTGTATTGTCTAATGccttatcattgtataatactgATCTGCTTACCTCCCCGCCAGCATATGTGAATCAACTTCAGCTGTTTTTTCCAGAGAATCCTGACTATTTCTGATGTACACATTATATCTACCTACTacacttaacataatattatcaatccgCAATCTGACTGGTTTCtacattaataacaaatttataggTGACAGTTATGAATGCCACACGATACTGGGAAGGCGGGAAACACTTTCCATACAAATAGATAGGTATTGTACACACCGGCCAGGTACTCAACGAATTCTTtatcatacctaataattaactactatattttaataaattgtacttaatttttccatcaatagcaaaaaatattacaagaagattatacgaataatatgtttttaaacttgTTTTTGTTATCTACCACGGCGGCACGGTAAATGTTGATTTAAACGAAATATtcagattaattaatataaaatagtggcATGtatgatacaaataattaaattaactattagatagaaatatattataattttgtttttacaatttgatTGTAAagagtaatacaaaatataaaatgattgttCTAAATTTTGATTACTTAGGTACTGgctattagatattattaggtaattatatctttttaaattttaaatttagttttgtaaCATTTTTCATTGGGTAAATTAAGCAAGATGCGGTAGCTGGgagctatttaaatataagctaCTCAAACAAATTGCGAGTGAAGAATGGAGAAGGAGAGCtgcaaatacctacctatgcgggttgaaaaaaaaacacttttcaTAGATACCTACACTGAATTTGTTAAGACTTGAAcgtattttaagaatttatgtAAGTGCCTACTAATTGGTAGTCTCTCTTATTCTGCTGGGTATAAgaatctaattaaaatataagcagtcattaagtattttataataatatgacgatatACGTGAGTAAAGTgtggtaaatttaaaaatatcatcattcttattcttataatatactagtaaaCGGTAATTTATTTGTCTACTATGAGAAACGATAAAGTGGCAATGGTCATTACTATGGCCAATATGATTAGTTGTATGTAGATTCCAAACTGATTGCTGTACATGATATTAATGGCTGCTGACGTCGCCTGCAAAACAGtcggattatattataaaaaaaataataaaaacaaaaatcgctTGTATTGGTGATTGTAGTCAATTACCTGCAAAAACATGAATAATGACATGACGGAAGTACTGTTATTCGAGTATTTCACTCCgattatgttgtatatttgcATGGTGAACCCACTGTCTCCTAAACCCAAAAGGAACCCGCAAAATATGGCCATGTATtgactgaaataataatatagatagtaggtaagtagttatttagaaaaaaaaaacacaaatccaaaatatgtttatacaattaatattttccaaaatacaatataaaaatacctcaATAGATAGTGAGTCGATTACAGATCCCATCATTTCAAatgatgaaacaaaaaaaaatctatgtacctaggtacctatataaaatagataatatcctgactgactgactgac
This portion of the Acyrthosiphon pisum isolate AL4f chromosome A1, pea_aphid_22Mar2018_4r6ur, whole genome shotgun sequence genome encodes:
- the LOC100570331 gene encoding uncharacterized protein LOC100570331; protein product: MYFFNYQVHFEENQFERKRIDGWIKLKWNAIPTIFNISNPPKSVMAKRKSKYKILDPPLNVRSNEIENTTGASMQSLQSIPDDTTLSVGPNEIENTTDKNMQSLQSSLQMENEMLRKENDHLKRANEQLVKYLEQTNENFKQLEDRSKLLEKFLNKDQIMALSTNKLHEWSKETTYCQITKAKIQS